The Prosthecobacter dejongeii genome contains a region encoding:
- a CDS encoding glycosyltransferase, producing the protein MRILWVKTGPLHPLDTGGKRRTHAMLTEISRLHEVTYLALLPEGTQVSSEEEADAYAQRKIWITSKQVPKSSPRFWVDLARSTVLTSRPYAVQRYEEPKLRARLQEMAAGKEFDLVICDFLAPALNFLGVDFACPTVLFQHNIESQIWKRLAEAEASPIKRRYLHLQYRRMHRWEDKLSRLFDGVITVSPDDSRLARDLYGLTNVLGDVPTGVDVTFFKPGAAPLSPFTLGFLGSMDWMPNIDACQFFLDDILPLVHAQRPDCHLKIIGRNPPASLRDRASDRIHITGTVDDVRPHVQSCHAIIVPLRAGGGTRIKIYEAMAMGVPVISTRIGAEGLPVVHDSDILLADEAGDFAREILRLAAEPVLADKVAKQARMNVEDHYSWTAATGIFLDLCAACTQR; encoded by the coding sequence ATGCGCATTCTCTGGGTAAAAACGGGGCCACTTCATCCGCTCGATACGGGGGGAAAACGCCGCACGCATGCGATGCTGACGGAGATTAGTCGCCTGCATGAGGTGACGTATCTGGCCCTGCTGCCAGAGGGGACGCAGGTTTCTTCGGAAGAGGAGGCGGATGCTTATGCCCAGCGAAAAATCTGGATCACGTCCAAGCAGGTGCCGAAGAGTTCGCCCCGCTTTTGGGTGGATCTGGCGCGCAGTACGGTTCTGACCAGCCGCCCCTATGCGGTGCAGCGCTACGAAGAGCCGAAGCTGCGGGCACGACTGCAAGAGATGGCAGCGGGGAAAGAATTTGATCTGGTGATCTGTGATTTCCTAGCTCCAGCGCTGAACTTTCTGGGCGTGGACTTTGCCTGCCCGACGGTGCTGTTTCAGCACAACATCGAATCTCAAATCTGGAAACGGCTGGCGGAGGCGGAGGCCTCACCCATCAAACGCCGCTACCTGCACCTGCAATACCGGCGTATGCACCGATGGGAGGACAAGCTCTCTCGGCTCTTTGACGGCGTCATCACCGTCTCCCCTGATGACAGCCGCTTGGCCCGCGATCTCTATGGCCTGACGAATGTGCTGGGCGATGTGCCGACGGGCGTGGATGTGACGTTTTTTAAACCAGGAGCGGCTCCTCTGTCACCCTTCACATTAGGCTTCTTGGGTTCCATGGATTGGATGCCGAACATTGATGCCTGCCAGTTTTTCCTGGATGACATCCTCCCCCTCGTGCATGCCCAGCGGCCCGACTGCCACCTAAAGATCATCGGCCGGAATCCACCCGCGAGCCTGCGTGACCGAGCCAGCGACCGCATCCACATCACCGGTACAGTGGACGACGTGCGGCCGCATGTGCAGAGCTGCCACGCCATCATCGTCCCGCTGCGCGCGGGCGGCGGCACCCGCATCAAGATCTACGAAGCCATGGCCATGGGAGTGCCAGTGATCTCCACCCGCATCGGGGCGGAAGGCCTGCCGGTCGTGCATGACAGCGACATCCTGCTGGCCGATGAAGCGGGCGATTTTGCCCGTGAGATCCTGCGACTCGCTGCCGAGCCTGTGCTGGCAGATAAAGTGGCAAAACAGGCTCGCATGAACGTGGAAGACCACTATTCATGGACGGCTGCCACGGGCATCTTCCTGGACCTGTGCGCTGCCTGCACGCAACGATAA